One genomic window of Caldibacillus debilis DSM 16016 includes the following:
- a CDS encoding YqgU-like beta propeller domain-containing protein — translation MFSKKIWRFLLPLLAVLLISGCRFFFDSGLSVRLHSDLSLFDRSGEEKSFSQSEMLLPLNLKEQQFHSVAGWLDDEEIIYVENSVDGIGSSVYAYHIFSGKKKSLFRSENPILTVTISPSHSRLLVISSASDDQAKVDVIDVKSLAALYSKTFFATELSAVWNPYDENEILITSFYEDWTYESELLHIDQKRTVLVDLPQPFSVPLGGGEWLMLDWDTETPATAAPLIVWREGKEKRIFDGREFYHVNGWKDVFVAVGVKGDGRDDSDFTFFDRNFRAIGSFAVPLLSGYSEWIVPYYDLLENRRQLLIVEPKSAGVQDSYKGGFRLVLRDIREGKEETVADPAENLPVDCSPNGRYCLYGYRLENILFLKEKKILPLVVTDNI, via the coding sequence ATGTTCAGCAAAAAAATTTGGCGCTTCCTTTTGCCGTTGCTTGCGGTCCTTTTAATTTCCGGCTGCCGTTTCTTTTTCGATTCCGGCCTTTCGGTCCGGCTGCATTCGGACCTTTCGCTTTTCGACAGATCCGGAGAGGAAAAATCCTTCTCCCAATCGGAGATGCTGCTTCCTCTCAACTTGAAGGAACAGCAATTTCATTCGGTTGCCGGCTGGCTGGATGACGAAGAGATCATATATGTCGAAAATTCCGTCGATGGAATCGGATCGTCCGTCTACGCCTATCATATTTTTTCGGGGAAAAAGAAAAGCCTTTTCCGGAGCGAAAATCCGATCCTGACCGTAACGATCAGCCCTTCCCATTCCCGGCTGCTCGTCATATCTTCGGCATCCGACGATCAGGCGAAGGTGGACGTTATCGACGTGAAAAGCTTGGCTGCCCTGTATTCCAAAACCTTTTTCGCGACGGAATTGTCGGCGGTATGGAACCCGTATGATGAGAACGAAATCCTGATCACATCCTTTTATGAAGATTGGACCTACGAATCCGAACTTTTACATATCGATCAAAAGCGGACGGTTTTGGTCGATCTTCCCCAGCCCTTTTCGGTGCCGCTCGGCGGCGGGGAGTGGCTGATGCTGGACTGGGATACGGAAACCCCGGCCACCGCCGCTCCCTTGATCGTTTGGCGTGAAGGCAAGGAAAAACGGATCTTTGACGGCAGGGAATTTTATCATGTGAACGGTTGGAAGGATGTTTTTGTGGCCGTGGGCGTGAAGGGGGACGGCCGGGACGATTCGGACTTTACTTTCTTTGACCGGAATTTCCGTGCCATCGGTTCCTTTGCCGTTCCCCTTCTGTCCGGCTATTCCGAATGGATCGTCCCCTATTACGACCTGCTGGAAAACCGGAGGCAATTGCTGATCGTCGAACCGAAATCCGCCGGAGTCCAGGATTCGTACAAAGGGGGATTCCGGCTCGTATTGCGGGATATACGGGAGGGGAAGGAAGAAACGGTTGCCGATCCGGCGGAAAATTTGCCGGTGGACTGCTCGCCGAACGGCCGGTATTGCCTGTACGGCTACCGGCTGGAAAACATCCTGTTTCTCAAGGAGAAAAAAATCCTGCCTTTGGTGGTAACGGATAATATTTAA